The following is a genomic window from Chryseobacterium sp. StRB126.
ACATGGCCATCATCTGATTTTTCTGTAATGGAAAGTATTTTTCCATAAAGCCTGAAATCCGGATCTTTCTCCAAAGAATCATCTTTAAAACTAGACCCAATAAATACAAATTTCAGTTCCGGATTTTTTTGATAATAGGAAATATATTGTGCAATATACCCACCTTGAGATGTTCCGACAACCGCAATATCTTCAGACTTAATTCCTTTTCTTATCAGACGATCAATCTGTTTCTTTATTTTTAAAGCATATGCTGCCGGATCAGTATTGGGTTTCCTCTTTTCAAAAAGAATAATATTACTACTGTCTTTCAATTGATGAAGAACTTTTTCATACTCCACAATACCATATTTAGGATGCGCTTCATCAAGCCTATGCTCTTCCAGAAATTTATTATGCAAAAAGAAAATATATTGTTTCTGCTTTAATTTAGATTTCTGCCCATGCACAATGATAGAGAAAACAGTAAGTATGATAATAAAAATATTCTTTGAAGCCATTATAATGTTCACTTTAAACAGAAAAGCAAATTTAGTATTTAATAATCAGATTTTCTAAACATTCAGAGCAGCACCCCTCTATTGGAAGATTTAAAATAAAAAATTCGGGCTCGGGAAGCTTTGCTTCCCGAGCCCGAATTAAACAATTTCAATTTAGTATTTTACTTTTTATGCTTCACAGGTATTATCCTTTCTGCAGCATCTTGAACTGAATTCTTTTTTGAATTTACCTTTCAATTCCTGATATTCTTTATCATTCATTTCTCTGATCTTATCGGCTAATCCGAAAGGGGATTTTTCTTTGATACCGTATTCATCAAAAATACCTCTGATAAATCTTTTTCTTTGTGCTGCTTTTTTAGCGATTAAGGCTACACCTACTACGGCTAATGCTCCAAGAGCTCCTTTTAATGCTGAATTTTTCATTTTTTCAAAATTTTAAATTTTACTACTTCTTGTTTTTTATAGAGACGAATGAATTTTAATTTTACTTTACTACTTCTTTAAAATTTTTAAATTATTCGTTATTTCTGTTGAAGAATCCTCCGGAACATCTGTTTCTCCAGGCTTCTTTAAATTTTTCTTTCTCTTCAGGCGATAGTCCTTCCATTTTCTCTCTCATTTTTCGTTCTTTGAAGTCTCTCATTCCTTTTCCAAAATGAAAACCTCCGAAAAGAATTTTACTTAGGATCAGGATTCCCATCGCCTGCCAGAATGTTATAGATTTTACCCCTAAAATTTCCGGAAGCAGGCAATTCCAAAGCAACATTACAATCCATGTAACGGCTAAGAGAATTAATGGCGGACATAACAATAAAAAAATCCAGCCTTTTTTGTGTTTATGATTCATAATTTCTTTTTCTAGCTTTTTAAATCTTCGTATAATTTTCTCAATCTGTTTCTCAAATGCTTCACAGCATAATTTTTTCTACTGATGATAGTCTTAATGTTCTCTCCCTGTTCATCGGCGATCTCTTGGAGGGTTTTGTCGTTGAGTTCGTTTTCTACATAGACCAGCCTTTGTTTTTCGGGGAGTTCATCAAGTGCTTCAAACAGTTTTTTCCAGATCTCATCCTGAAACATCTTCACTTCAGGGCCGGCGCTTTCATCCATCAATAAAATATCTTTGATGGAAAAACTTCCGTCTTCGTCCTCATAGACGAAATCTTCAAGATTTTCTGTTTTCTTTTTACGATAACGGTCTGTAATTTTATTCGCCGTTACCCTGTACAGCCAGCCTCCTACATTCACAATCTCAGAAAGATTGGTAAGACTGCTGAACTGAAACCACACTTCCTGCAGAATATCTTCCGCATCCTCCGTGTTTTTCACTTTGGGACGAATATAAGACATCAACTTTCCTCCGTAGTTGGAAACGGTCTGTGAGATGATGCTTTCTTTGTCCTTCTGTGGCATTGTTATTTTTTCGACAACCTCCATATTGCTATGACGGCTATCCTTTTGGTTTTACTTTAATAAATTTAAAATATTTTTCCGGAATTCCGGTTTTTCTTTTATTCATCGGAATTTTAAATTATGGTTGATAAGTGATCAATAATGCCAGTTAAGATTATTGATGATGAGATTCCACGCTTCACTCCGTTATCCTCTGAATGAAAAAATGAGGTCATGTCTTCCATTCATCTGTGAAAGAAACAATAATTCATAAAGTTAAACATCTGCGTTATCTGTGAAATCTACGGGAAACATTTAGATTCCACGTTACACTCCTGAACCTTGTTCGCAGACCTCTCGTCGGTGCTCTGAATAACAAAAGCAATTAGTGATTCATCTAATTATGGAAAAACAGATTTTATCGTGATAAAAGCAACTTGTAGATAAATTACAGAATCAAATATCTGCACGATCTGTAAAATCTATGAGAAAAATATATCCATCATTCAATTTTATCACAGATAAAATCCTTGCGCCTTAAAACATACAGTTTGTCAATCCTCTTTGCACCCTTGCGTTTTCCAACCTCAACATTTAATTTCTATAGAGATTGCTTCGCTTTAACCGCAATGACAAAAAAGAAACGGAAGATATCATATCCTCCGTTTCCAAAATTATAAAATTATCGGTTTATTTTTTATTGAAATTCTCAGCAAAGAATCCTAGCATTGATTTATACAATTCGATTCTGTTAGGCTCTTTTCCGAATCCGTGCCCTTCGTCATATTTTACCATATAAGGCACTTCGAATCCTTTGGCACGCATCGCCTTTACAATCTGATCAGATTCATTGATGTTTACTCTAGGGTCATTGGCACCCTGTACCACAAATAATGGTTTCTTGATCTTGTCTATTTGGAAAACCGGAGATACTTCTTTAGCAATTTTTGCTTCTTCAGGATTATCAAGATCATACCAGATTTGTTTTACCATTTCTTTATAAGGCTTCCAGTATTCCGGGAAGGAAGAAAAGAAGGTGAAAATATTGGAAACTCCTACATAATCTACTCCACAGGCATATAGATCGGGAGTCTTAATTAATCCCATCAAGGTTGCATATCCACCGTGACTTCCACCGTAAATTGCTATTTTATCTTTGTCTATCCATCCCTGGCTGATAGCATATTTTACTCCATCTTCTACATCATCCATGGCTTTTCTTCCAATCTGCTTATATCCAGCCTTTTGGAATTCTTTTCCATACCCCCCTGAAATTCTGAAATTCACCTGAAGTGTCGCATATCCTCTACTTGCAAACAATTGAGTTTCCGGATTGAATCCCCAATGATCTCTGATTCCCTGCGGACCACCATGAGGATTTACAATCAGAGGAACTTTTTTCCCTTCCAATGCTGCTTTAGGAAGTGTAATATATCCACGAATGGTTAATCCATCTCTGCTTTTGAATTCAATAGGCCTCATTTCAGCCATATCTTCTTCTTTCAGCTGTGGCATCAGATTATAAAGAAGCTTTGTCTGTTTGGTTTTGGTATCATACTCATAGTAAGTTCCGTATAATTTATCGCTTCCTACTACCACCAAAAGTTTATCATTATTATCGTCTGATGAAACAATACCAAATTCTTTATCTCCAAACTGGGCTTTTAATTGATCATCAATTTCTTTATAAAATTTACTTACCGGAACTGTTTCTCCTTTTAAACCTTCATAACTGATATAATCCAGTTCATAATTTCTGTTCTTACCTGCTACACTTATGGAGCTTACATCATACACAGGGTTAGCATACACTTCTTTGATAACAGCATTTTTCTTCAGATCATACAAGACAATTCTGGCTTTATCACTATCCAGATTAGTCACTACATATGCTTCATCTTTATTCTTAGAGTTATCATTAAACCTGATAATACTGAAAGTGTCTGACCAGTCTGCGGATTTCAGAAGATTGAATTTCCCAGTCTGCAAATCTTTGTAATAGGTTTTAGTAGTCAATCCGTTTTCAAGAATACTATAGCCTCTTAAATTACCGTCTTTATCAAAAATATACCCATCAATAGGGCTGTTGACATCTTTATTTTCGTACAGCTGAGTCATTTCACCCGTAACAAAATTGATTTTAAACGGTTCGAAGATCTGCTTATTGTTTTTGTTCATTGTAACCACAACGAAATCAGTATCTTTTATGGGATTAATCTCTCCCAACGTAATTCCGTCAAATGGTGTCAGATCCTTAAGATTTGTTCCGTCTACATCGGCAGCATACAAGTGGATATTCTCATTTCCGCCTTTATCCTGTGTATAGAATAAACGACTTTTATTCAGCCAGCCATAGGCTTTTATCAGATCGTCTTTTTCAACAATGGCTTTGGTAATTTTCCCCGTATTGAGCTCTTTAACGTACACATGGTTTTTACGGTCCTTATCTTTTTCCTTATAAGAAAGGTATTTTCCATCAGGAGAAATTTTAAATGCTGATGCTTTTGGCCTTGCAAAATAGTCTTCCACTTTATATTTGAAGTTTCCTTTATCGTAAGACACCAGTTTTTCAAGATTGGCTTTGGTAGACGGAAGTGTTGGATCTCCCGGAAGTTTAGCCGCGGAATTTTGTGCGTTTATCATAATAGCAGAAAGTACAATATAGGCTGTACCGAAAATTTTGGAATTTAGATTCATAACTTACGTTTTTAAAGTTAAAAAACAGAGTACCCAATTCAATATTTCAATCCATAAAAAATTAGATTCCTTATAGATAAGACAATTCAAAATTTAAAACGTTACAATATTTAACATTTATTTTGAAAAGTTTTAAAATAAAAAAAAGCCCTTAGAGCTGCTTGTATGTTTTAATGTAAATAGATTCCGAAATACCAGGTCCATGCTATTAAAATAATCTGCATGGGGATTCTTTGAGAGTAAAGATATTGCATTCCCGGGCCGGTGTAATCTGCTTTAAAAATATTTATTTTCTTTTGAGATGAATTGATATTGGCAATAAAAACCAATACATAAAAAACAATCAATAAAATGGCTGTTATTTCACGAATAGCAGGAATCATGAGCCCTATTCCAGCAGCAATTTCTAAAAGTCCGGTACAATATACCCAAAACATTTTAGCAGGAATAAAATCGGGAATCATCATGGCCATTCCTTTCTGAAATTTAAAATGGGAAAAACCTGTAAATATGATAAAAACTGCCATACCAAGGTTTCCTGAAAATAAAAGATCAGGCTTTCCCTGAACCACCATGGTTCCCAGTAAAGCTAAGATAAATGTACCGAAGAGGATTACTAATAGTTTCATATTTTTCTGAATTGAGACAAGAGATTAGGAGATTTGAGATAAGAGACTTACGTTGCCAACCGGCAACTTTATCCTTTGAGCTTCAAACTCTTTTACACTGCACTAAGGTTAACTCCTTCCGCCAGGTTCTTCACTATCATCAGTCCTTTTGTAAATCCTGTATTCATATGATCCCGCCATTCTTTTTCTACCTGAACTTCTGTATGAAGTTTTGTTTTTCCGTCAAGATCAATCAGAAAATATTTTTCAAAACAACCGCTCCATTCCATCACCTCTTTGCTTTGTGTGTCTTCTACTCCGTTTTCAGTCATTCCCAAATGTTTAAAAACAATTTGGCGGGGTTCATCCAGACTGTCTATGGTAGAAACCATTCCATCTCCTTTTTCATTCAGGAAATAGGTCTTTCCACCTATCTGCCAGTCAGATTTCATGACAGAAGATCCTGCACCAAAGTATTGTGTCCATTGACTGTAAGTTTCCGGACTCCAAAGAATGTCCCATACTTTCTGTAAGGGAGCATTTATTATTGTTTCGTACGATAAGGTTTCCATGTTTTAAAATTTTTGTGATTGATTGTGTTCCAATAAAGACTTCTTTAAAGCTGATTTTCCGAAAGATGTTTAACGATATTCATTGCTTTTGGAAATTTTTCTTCAAAAAAAGATTTAAACTCAGCCGGAGTATTAATAGCTACTTTTAATAATGTTCCTTCGTCATTTTCTTCCAGGAAGTAAGCTTCTGTTGCATCGCCCCATTCCTGAGCAACCTCAATTCCTTCATAAATTTCTCCTAAATGCAGAAACGTTATTTCCTGATTGGGAATCACTTTTGTAACCCGGCTGTACATCCCATTGTTTTTGGGATCTAAGAATTTTATGATGTTATTCTCTTCTAATGTTCCTTCATAAAAAGAGCCTTCCGTGAAAGCAGTAGTCCATTGTCTGTAAGTAATACCACCCCAAAGGACACTCCATACTTTTTCTGGTTCTGCATTAATTTCTATTTCGTATGATAATTGTTCCATGCTATCTATATTTTATTTCAGAGGCAAAATAACCTTAAGAATTATAAGCATCTTCTAAATCCTGAATAATAATTTTCTGCATTTTCATCATGGCCTGTACCACTTTATAAGCCTTCTCCTGGTTAGGATCATTCATCAGCTGAATCAACCTTTTAGGTACAATCTGCCAGCTTAAGCCGTATTTATCTTTTAACCAGCCACACATACTTTCTCTTCCTCCATGTGAGGTAAGAGCATTCCAATAAGTATCGGTTTGTTGCTGTTCATCCGTCATTATTACCAGCGATATTCCTTCATTAAAATCAAACTTGTGATCGTAAGAATTATCCATGCAGAATAATGAGTAGCCATCAATGATAAAATTGGCATGCTGAACATTTTCTGCCGGCTCTGGGATAGGATGTCCTTCACTTCCTTCACCATATTTTAAAATGTTTCCAATGCTTGAATTAGGGAATGTCTGGGTATAAAGTTCCATCGCTTCTTTGGCTTTTCCATTATTTTCATGAATAAACATCAAAGTTGGAACTATTTTCTGTTCCTGTGGCTTTTCTCCTAAGAACAATTGCCACGTCACTCCATATTTATCCTGAACCCAACCATATTTCTTACTCCAGGAATAAGAGCCAAGCTCCATGAGAGCCAATCCTCCTTCCAGTAGCTGATCCCAATATTTTTGAACTTCATCTTCCGTATCACAGATGACCATAAACGAAATAGAAGGATTCTTTTTGAACTGAGCGCCACCATTAAGAAGCATTAATCTCTGCCCAAATAAATCAATATTCATAACAACCGGAGTATCTGCTGTAATTTCACCGCCAAAAACCTTACAGTAAAATTCCGCGGATGGCTTGGCGTCTCCGTCGTACCAAAGACATGGGAAAATATCGTTATTCATAAGTTTAAATTTTTAAGGTTGATTTTATAGGCAATTTATTCATAAAATCTGTAGAAACTGTAGAATTCTGTAAGATTTTTTATGTTGAGATTCTTCATTAGCTTTGCTTCATTCAGAATGACAAAAACTCTGTTTTCTTTTTATCTCGCGGATTGAATTGATTTGGCAGATCATTGAGATTTAAAAATCTGCGGAATCTGTAAAATCTGCGGGAAAATTTCTATGTTGAGATTCTTCATTATGTGCTGCTTCATTCAGAATGACAGGGCTTGTGTTTTTAGGTTTATTAATACATTTATTATCTATAGGAATAATAAGATATAAAGCAAAAGAGATATAATGCCCTTACGTTCAAAGATCAATATATTCCTCTATCCGCAACGACACGATAAAAAATCAAGCTTTTTTATTTTTATGCTTCTTTAAAACACATCTGATGCTCCTTCATATAATCTTTCAGCTTCAACACTGTATTTTTTCCGAAACCATGTAATTGTAAGATCTCCTTTTCAGAATAATCCGACAGTTTTTCCAAAGAATTTATTTTTTCTTTCTTCAAGGCTTTTCTTGCAGGCACTGCAATCACTCCAAGAAGAAAATCCTCCTCAGGATCATAGCTAACAGCATAAATGGAATTCAAACTCTTTGACATGATAACTAAATTGATCATGGCTACAAAAAATGTTTTTAATGATTCTCAACATACTTATGGAAATTATTGAGAATAGCATA
Proteins encoded in this region:
- a CDS encoding RNA polymerase sigma factor, with the translated sequence MPQKDKESIISQTVSNYGGKLMSYIRPKVKNTEDAEDILQEVWFQFSSLTNLSEIVNVGGWLYRVTANKITDRYRKKKTENLEDFVYEDEDGSFSIKDILLMDESAGPEVKMFQDEIWKKLFEALDELPEKQRLVYVENELNDKTLQEIADEQGENIKTIISRKNYAVKHLRNRLRKLYEDLKS
- a CDS encoding alpha/beta hydrolase family protein, with the protein product MNLNSKIFGTAYIVLSAIMINAQNSAAKLPGDPTLPSTKANLEKLVSYDKGNFKYKVEDYFARPKASAFKISPDGKYLSYKEKDKDRKNHVYVKELNTGKITKAIVEKDDLIKAYGWLNKSRLFYTQDKGGNENIHLYAADVDGTNLKDLTPFDGITLGEINPIKDTDFVVVTMNKNNKQIFEPFKINFVTGEMTQLYENKDVNSPIDGYIFDKDGNLRGYSILENGLTTKTYYKDLQTGKFNLLKSADWSDTFSIIRFNDNSKNKDEAYVVTNLDSDKARIVLYDLKKNAVIKEVYANPVYDVSSISVAGKNRNYELDYISYEGLKGETVPVSKFYKEIDDQLKAQFGDKEFGIVSSDDNNDKLLVVVGSDKLYGTYYEYDTKTKQTKLLYNLMPQLKEEDMAEMRPIEFKSRDGLTIRGYITLPKAALEGKKVPLIVNPHGGPQGIRDHWGFNPETQLFASRGYATLQVNFRISGGYGKEFQKAGYKQIGRKAMDDVEDGVKYAISQGWIDKDKIAIYGGSHGGYATLMGLIKTPDLYACGVDYVGVSNIFTFFSSFPEYWKPYKEMVKQIWYDLDNPEEAKIAKEVSPVFQIDKIKKPLFVVQGANDPRVNINESDQIVKAMRAKGFEVPYMVKYDEGHGFGKEPNRIELYKSMLGFFAENFNKK
- a CDS encoding membrane protein, which gives rise to MKLLVILFGTFILALLGTMVVQGKPDLLFSGNLGMAVFIIFTGFSHFKFQKGMAMMIPDFIPAKMFWVYCTGLLEIAAGIGLMIPAIREITAILLIVFYVLVFIANINSSQKKINIFKADYTGPGMQYLYSQRIPMQIILIAWTWYFGIYLH
- a CDS encoding SRPBCC family protein; protein product: METLSYETIINAPLQKVWDILWSPETYSQWTQYFGAGSSVMKSDWQIGGKTYFLNEKGDGMVSTIDSLDEPRQIVFKHLGMTENGVEDTQSKEVMEWSGCFEKYFLIDLDGKTKLHTEVQVEKEWRDHMNTGFTKGLMIVKNLAEGVNLSAV
- a CDS encoding ATPase, producing the protein MEQLSYEIEINAEPEKVWSVLWGGITYRQWTTAFTEGSFYEGTLEENNIIKFLDPKNNGMYSRVTKVIPNQEITFLHLGEIYEGIEVAQEWGDATEAYFLEENDEGTLLKVAINTPAEFKSFFEEKFPKAMNIVKHLSENQL
- a CDS encoding VOC family protein; the encoded protein is MNNDIFPCLWYDGDAKPSAEFYCKVFGGEITADTPVVMNIDLFGQRLMLLNGGAQFKKNPSISFMVICDTEDEVQKYWDQLLEGGLALMELGSYSWSKKYGWVQDKYGVTWQLFLGEKPQEQKIVPTLMFIHENNGKAKEAMELYTQTFPNSSIGNILKYGEGSEGHPIPEPAENVQHANFIIDGYSLFCMDNSYDHKFDFNEGISLVIMTDEQQQTDTYWNALTSHGGRESMCGWLKDKYGLSWQIVPKRLIQLMNDPNQEKAYKVVQAMMKMQKIIIQDLEDAYNS
- a CDS encoding DNA-directed RNA polymerase subunit alpha C-terminal domain-containing protein, whose translation is MSKSLNSIYAVSYDPEEDFLLGVIAVPARKALKKEKINSLEKLSDYSEKEILQLHGFGKNTVLKLKDYMKEHQMCFKEA